ATTACCGGCGGCGCCGGTTTCATCGGATCCCATCTGGCGGAAGCGCATCTTGCAAACGGTGACGACGTTTACATCATCGACGACCTGTCCACGGGATCCCTGGACAATATCAAACACCTCCAGGACGACTCGAGATTCGAAAAATCCCTGTTCGTGAACATCAACACGATTTTGCACCACGACATCATGCTCGAGCTGGTGGGAACCTGCGACCTGGTCTATCACATGGCCGCCGCCGTGGGCGTGCGCTACATTCTCGAAAAGCCCCTGGAATCGATCCAAACCAACATACAGGGCACGGAAAAGGTGTTGGAGCTGTGCAACAAATTCAAAAAAAAGGTCCTGATCGCCTCCACGTCCGAAGTGTACGGCAAACACATGCACGCCCCCCTGGTGGAAACCGACAACATCATCTACGGCCCTTCCAGCAAGTTCCGCTGGTCCTATGCCGCGGCCAAACTGATGGACGAGTTTTCGGCGCTGGCATACCACCGCACCCACGGCCTGGAGGTGATCATCTCTCGTCTGTTCAACACCGTTGGCCCGCGCCAGACCGGCACCTACGGCATGGTGATCCCCAGGTTCGTTTCCCAGGCCCTTAAAAACGAGCCCTTGACCGTCTATGGCGATGGAAAGCAGACGCGAACCTTCACCTATGTAAAAGACGTCACCAAGGCCTTCCTGTCCCTCATGCAGCGCCAGGAAGCCGTGGGAGAGGTCTTCAACGTGGGCGGGGTGGAGGAAATTTCCATGCTGGATCTGGCTGAAAAAATCATCGCCAAGTCCGGTTCGCGGTCCGAAATCAAGCTGATCCCCTATGAGGACGCCTTTGAAAAGGATTTCGAGGATATGCAGAGGCGGGTTCCCGGACTTGAAAAAATAAAGAACCTGCTTGGCTTCGGGCCTGAAACCGATCTGGATACGATTCTGGACATCGTGATCGAGCATGCCAGGAAGACCCTGCCGACGAGCTGAATCCTGATGCACCCTTAATTTTGAGCATAAAACAGTAAGAAATTAAGAAGGTAAGAAGATCAGAAGGTGAGTAGGGAAACGATGATATTTAAAGAAGTATCTATCTCGAATTTTTCTTTCCAAAAAGCAAAATCTTATCTTCTTACGTTCTAACCCTCTGATTTTCTAAAGATGTTATATGAACAACATCTATCTGCCATTCGTCGCCTTTGCCATCTGCCTGGTTGCCACACCGGTTGTGCGCAATATCGCCATTAAAAAGGGGTGGGTGGCGAACC
This sequence is a window from Deltaproteobacteria bacterium. Protein-coding genes within it:
- a CDS encoding GDP-mannose 4,6-dehydratase, whose amino-acid sequence is ITGGAGFIGSHLAEAHLANGDDVYIIDDLSTGSLDNIKHLQDDSRFEKSLFVNINTILHHDIMLELVGTCDLVYHMAAAVGVRYILEKPLESIQTNIQGTEKVLELCNKFKKKVLIASTSEVYGKHMHAPLVETDNIIYGPSSKFRWSYAAAKLMDEFSALAYHRTHGLEVIISRLFNTVGPRQTGTYGMVIPRFVSQALKNEPLTVYGDGKQTRTFTYVKDVTKAFLSLMQRQEAVGEVFNVGGVEEISMLDLAEKIIAKSGSRSEIKLIPYEDAFEKDFEDMQRRVPGLEKIKNLLGFGPETDLDTILDIVIEHARKTLPTS